The Hyphomicrobiales bacterium genome has a window encoding:
- a CDS encoding hypothetical protein (Evidence 5 : Unknown function): MEEAMLDLYWLSDDAWARLEPHLPYNQPGRPRVDDRHVISGILHILKTGSRWRNVPPEYGPAKTIFNRYTRWAHRGVWQRIFAKVAAAGAILDELMLDNSHVKAHRSAFGETEGPRQRIGGVDAGGRRIEGRPNDQNPLSGRCLRQDRRQHTDTRKHRRHQHGHALAGGDRAGQAPPRRQGL, from the coding sequence ATGGAGGAAGCCATGCTTGATCTCTATTGGCTGTCGGACGATGCCTGGGCGCGTCTCGAACCACATCTGCCATACAACCAGCCGGGCCGGCCCCGTGTCGATGACCGACATGTGATCAGCGGCATCCTCCACATCCTCAAGACGGGATCGCGCTGGCGCAACGTACCGCCCGAATACGGTCCGGCGAAGACGATCTTCAATCGTTACACGCGCTGGGCGCACCGCGGTGTCTGGCAGCGGATCTTCGCCAAGGTCGCCGCAGCGGGAGCTATCCTGGATGAACTGATGCTCGACAACTCCCATGTGAAGGCGCATCGGTCAGCTTTCGGCGAAACCGAAGGTCCGCGTCAGCGAATAGGGGGAGTGGACGCAGGCGGTCGACGTATCGAGGGGAGGCCGAACGACCAAAATCCATTGTCTGGGCGATGCTTGCGGCAGGATCGTCGCCAGCACACTGACACCAGGAAACATCGCCGGCATCAGCATGGCCATGCCCTTGCTGGAGGCGATCGCGCCGGCCAAGCGCCTCCTCGCAGACAAGGCCTATGA
- a CDS encoding Spermidine/putrescine ABC transporter ATP-binding protein, which translates to MSAVAAGTAPARRSKLKFGPLWLAVPGLAFLAVFFALPVAQLLGLSVVDPETGGFSAGAYQRIAATDVYLRVLGITFRIAGWTAFWSLLIGYPLAYWLARLPELFRGRMLLFVMVPFWTSYLVKTFAWMIVLGRSGIINSLATGSGLIDQPLPLLHNMFGVMVGMVHAMVPLAVMTMLPVMTGIDRRLVQAAQTLGAAPARAFWLVYFKLSLPGVAAAGLLVFISSLGFFIVPAFLGGRQETMLAQLIITQVQELLNWSFAGALAAMMLAAALVSCWIYDRLFGISTIAGGSAQVEGGRIRDLGLAILGIVADIAGRAAAVAQKLLGKRICEALLPGFCWLVICFLVLPTLLVIPLAFTSSQFLEFPPPGYGIGWFRTYFESPLWLQATLRSFGVAFVTALAATAIGGFAALALAHSRTRWGGLIFAFFLAPMIVPRIVIAVGLFYLFARIGLVATDLGLVIGHTVLAIPFTLVTIAAVLKTYDQRLDQAAATLGANRVRTLTGVTIPLVKGGLIAAFLFAFITSFDELTIAIFVSGGVKTTLPKQMWDDMILQLNPTLAAVSVVVFVVVTVMLLLAERFRSSSSS; encoded by the coding sequence ATGAGCGCGGTCGCGGCAGGCACGGCTCCGGCGCGCCGGAGCAAACTGAAGTTCGGCCCGCTCTGGCTGGCGGTGCCCGGCCTCGCGTTCCTCGCGGTCTTCTTCGCCTTGCCGGTGGCGCAATTGCTCGGCCTCAGCGTTGTCGATCCCGAGACCGGCGGCTTCTCGGCCGGCGCCTATCAGCGCATCGCCGCGACCGACGTCTATCTGCGGGTGCTCGGCATCACCTTCCGCATTGCCGGCTGGACGGCCTTCTGGTCGCTCCTGATCGGCTATCCGCTGGCCTATTGGCTGGCTCGCCTGCCCGAGCTTTTCCGCGGTCGTATGCTGCTCTTCGTCATGGTGCCGTTCTGGACGAGCTATCTCGTCAAGACCTTCGCCTGGATGATCGTGCTCGGCCGCAGCGGCATCATCAATTCGCTGGCGACCGGCTCCGGCCTCATCGACCAGCCCCTGCCGCTGCTGCACAACATGTTTGGCGTCATGGTCGGCATGGTCCATGCCATGGTGCCGCTCGCGGTGATGACCATGCTGCCCGTGATGACCGGCATCGACCGCCGCCTCGTCCAGGCCGCGCAGACGCTCGGCGCCGCCCCGGCGCGCGCCTTCTGGCTGGTCTATTTCAAGCTCTCCCTGCCGGGCGTCGCGGCGGCGGGGCTGCTCGTCTTCATCTCCTCGCTCGGCTTCTTCATCGTGCCGGCCTTCCTCGGCGGACGGCAGGAGACGATGCTCGCCCAGCTCATCATCACGCAAGTGCAGGAGCTGCTGAACTGGTCCTTCGCCGGGGCGCTCGCGGCCATGATGCTGGCGGCGGCGCTGGTCTCCTGCTGGATCTATGACCGGCTCTTCGGCATCTCGACGATCGCCGGTGGCTCGGCGCAGGTCGAGGGCGGGCGTATCCGCGATCTCGGCCTCGCCATTCTCGGCATCGTCGCGGATATCGCTGGACGCGCCGCAGCCGTCGCGCAGAAGCTCCTGGGCAAGCGCATCTGTGAGGCTTTGCTGCCGGGCTTCTGCTGGCTTGTCATCTGCTTCCTCGTGCTGCCGACGCTGCTGGTGATCCCACTCGCCTTCACCTCCTCGCAGTTCCTCGAATTCCCGCCGCCCGGTTACGGGATCGGCTGGTTCCGCACCTATTTCGAATCGCCGCTCTGGCTGCAGGCGACGCTACGCTCCTTTGGCGTCGCTTTCGTCACGGCATTGGCTGCGACGGCGATCGGCGGCTTCGCGGCGTTGGCGCTGGCCCATAGCCGTACGCGCTGGGGCGGGCTGATCTTCGCCTTCTTCCTCGCGCCGATGATCGTGCCGCGCATCGTCATCGCAGTCGGGCTGTTCTATCTCTTCGCCCGCATCGGGCTCGTCGCCACCGATCTCGGCCTGGTCATCGGCCATACCGTGCTGGCGATCCCGTTCACGCTCGTCACCATCGCGGCCGTGCTCAAGACCTATGACCAGCGGCTCGACCAGGCGGCGGCGACGCTCGGTGCCAACCGTGTCCGCACCCTGACGGGCGTGACGATCCCGCTGGTGAAGGGTGGCCTCATTGCGGCCTTCCTCTTCGCCTTCATCACCTCCTTCGACGAATTGACCATCGCGATCTTCGTCTCGGGCGGCGTCAAGACGACCCTGCCGAAGCAGATGTGGGACGACATGATCCTGCAGCTCAACCCGACGCTCGCCGCGGTCTCGGTCGTCGTCTTCGTGGTGGTGACGGTGATGCTGCTGCTGGCCGAACGCTTCCGCTCCTCCTCTTCTTCCTGA
- a CDS encoding hypothetical protein (Evidence 5 : Unknown function): protein MAQVDQGVPIGFSARDAYLFAEDGTAFARHHIPEIALLKTKTHTEARQVSPTA from the coding sequence ATGGCTCAAGTCGATCAAGGCGTGCCGATCGGCTTTTCCGCCCGCGACGCCTATCTGTTCGCCGAGGACGGTACAGCCTTTGCTCGGCATCATATCCCCGAGATAGCTCTGCTGAAGACCAAGACCCATACAGAGGCCCGACAGGTGAGCCCCACGGCTTAG
- a CDS encoding hypothetical protein (Evidence 5 : Unknown function) encodes MAMPLLEAIAPAKRLLADKAYDADRLRNWLGDRRIEAVIPGRNPKCRLSPQPHGLPASKCHRAHVREAQKLEMHRRALRQARCKPARSHHPRHFCDAMAHMSPPT; translated from the coding sequence ATGGCCATGCCCTTGCTGGAGGCGATCGCGCCGGCCAAGCGCCTCCTCGCAGACAAGGCCTATGACGCCGATCGGCTGCGAAACTGGCTCGGCGACAGGCGGATCGAGGCCGTCATACCGGGGCGCAACCCGAAATGCCGCTTATCCCCTCAACCGCACGGCCTACCGGCATCGAAATGTCATCGAGCGCATGTCCGGGAAGCTCAAAAACTAGAAATGCATCGCCGCGCGCTACGACAGGCTCGCTGTAAACCTGCTCGCAGCCACCACCCTCGTCACTTTTGCGACGCAATGGCTCACATGAGTCCCCCTACCTAA
- a CDS encoding Enoyl-CoA hydratase, with translation MKDSVLVEVRGAVGIVTLNRPEILNAWNAPMRERLVACFDEMEANEAVRAIILTGAGERAFGAGQDLNETKTFDPDRAELWMGEWERLYDRMRSLSKPLIAALNGVAAGSAFQVALLCDLRVGHAGVTMGQPEINSGIASVTGPWIMKEMIGIARTIDLTLTGRMMDADECFRIGLINRIVPKEQVMQASLALAEELAGKPPVAMRLNKARFREVTEESFRECLAAGIRNQRAAYATGEPARMMEAFLAKRAARKTA, from the coding sequence ATGAAGGACTCTGTTCTGGTCGAGGTGCGTGGCGCGGTCGGCATCGTCACGCTCAACCGACCCGAAATCCTGAACGCCTGGAACGCGCCGATGCGCGAGCGGCTGGTTGCCTGCTTCGACGAGATGGAGGCGAACGAGGCTGTTCGCGCCATCATCCTGACGGGGGCGGGCGAGCGCGCCTTCGGCGCCGGCCAGGACCTCAACGAGACCAAGACCTTCGATCCCGACCGCGCCGAACTGTGGATGGGCGAATGGGAACGCCTCTATGACCGCATGCGCTCGCTCTCGAAGCCGCTGATCGCGGCGCTGAACGGCGTCGCGGCGGGCTCCGCCTTCCAGGTCGCGCTGCTCTGCGACCTGCGCGTCGGCCATGCCGGCGTCACCATGGGCCAGCCCGAGATCAATTCCGGCATCGCCTCGGTGACCGGCCCCTGGATCATGAAGGAGATGATCGGGATCGCCCGCACCATCGACCTGACCCTGACCGGCCGGATGATGGATGCCGACGAGTGCTTCCGTATCGGCCTGATCAACCGGATCGTGCCGAAGGAGCAGGTGATGCAGGCCTCGCTCGCACTGGCCGAGGAACTCGCCGGCAAGCCGCCGGTCGCCATGCGCCTCAACAAGGCCCGCTTCCGTGAGGTCACCGAAGAGAGCTTCCGCGAATGCCTCGCCGCCGGCATCCGCAACCAGCGCGCCGCTTACGCTACCGGCGAGCCGGCGCGGATGATGGAGGCCTTCCTCGCCAAGCGTGCGGCGCGAAAGACGGCCTGA
- the potA gene encoding Spermidine/putrescine import ATP-binding protein PotA — protein MTAIQPKSAKLVVEGLCKRYGATTALEPSSLSVAEGEFLTLLGPSGSGKTTLLQLICGLVEASEGRVVIDGRDQSNMPVHQRDIGLVFQHYALFPHLTVAENIAFPLKMRGRPSAEIAGRVASTLDMVHLGHLAGRFPRELSGGQQQRVALARCFVYQPSIILMDEPLGALDKKLREHMQIEIKRLHRESGATIVYVTHDQEEALAMSDRICLMNHAKIEQLGTPREIYERPRTAFAADFIGISNIFHGQWDGNGALETPHGRFALPSGANCQSKDAALVIRPENLHLGELDGNAVRGRVSEIVYAGSETRVIAALGDGSPLVLRLGPDDPVPAIDQAIVAGWARDKAVLVA, from the coding sequence ATGACCGCGATCCAGCCGAAATCGGCCAAGCTCGTCGTCGAGGGCCTGTGTAAGCGCTATGGCGCGACCACGGCGCTCGAGCCGAGCTCGCTCAGCGTTGCCGAGGGCGAGTTCCTGACCTTGCTGGGGCCTTCGGGCTCCGGCAAGACGACGCTGCTCCAGCTCATCTGCGGTCTGGTCGAGGCCAGCGAGGGCAGGGTGGTGATCGACGGGCGCGACCAGTCGAACATGCCCGTCCACCAGCGCGATATCGGCCTCGTCTTCCAGCACTACGCGCTCTTCCCGCATCTGACGGTGGCGGAGAACATCGCCTTTCCGCTCAAGATGCGCGGACGCCCCTCGGCCGAGATCGCCGGCCGGGTCGCGTCCACGCTCGACATGGTCCATCTCGGCCATCTCGCCGGTCGATTTCCGCGCGAGCTTTCGGGTGGCCAGCAGCAGCGCGTGGCATTGGCGCGCTGCTTCGTCTACCAGCCCTCGATCATCCTGATGGACGAGCCGCTCGGCGCTCTCGACAAGAAGCTGCGCGAGCACATGCAGATCGAGATCAAGCGGCTGCACCGCGAGAGCGGCGCCACGATCGTCTATGTCACCCACGATCAGGAGGAAGCGCTCGCGATGTCCGACCGCATCTGCCTGATGAATCACGCGAAGATCGAGCAGCTTGGCACGCCGCGCGAGATCTACGAGCGCCCGCGCACCGCCTTCGCCGCCGATTTCATCGGCATTTCCAACATCTTCCACGGCCAATGGGACGGCAACGGCGCGCTCGAGACACCCCATGGCCGCTTCGCCCTGCCAAGTGGCGCCAACTGCCAGAGCAAGGACGCGGCCCTCGTCATCCGGCCGGAGAACCTCCACCTCGGCGAGCTGGACGGCAACGCCGTCCGTGGCCGCGTCAGCGAGATCGTCTATGCCGGCTCGGAGACGCGCGTCATCGCTGCGCTCGGCGACGGCAGCCCGCTCGTGCTGCGGCTCGGCCCGGACGATCCGGTGCCCGCCATCGACCAGGCCATTGTCGCCGGCTGGGCCCGCGACAAGGCGGTGCTGGTCGCATGA
- a CDS encoding Long-chain-fatty-acid--CoA ligase, with the protein MTSSDKDGFVGLLTARAAAEPDRIYARFSGEPLSYAELERRSAAFAGYLRARGIVAGDRVAVMMRNSIATIAVVFGLARAGVAWVPVNAQQRGEGLNYLLTHSSPRLVVTDAELAPQIAEAMGPDSALPVLLHARGGDLDAVLAGTIGFDEPAPAADAVFAIMYTSGTTGRPKGVIVSHRMLRLAAESVLYLSDAKPGEVFFIWEPLYHIGGAQLLPLPMIRDVTLAMVERFSASRFWAQVREEGATHIHYLGGILQILLKQPPSALDREHGVRIAWGGGCPADIWPQFRDRFGVEIRECYGMTEASSLTTCNTSGVVGSVGRPMPWFTVRLLDSEGRPVAAGERGEIVVETSIPGAIFPGYLDNSDATAKALRNGALHTGDLGSFDAEGNLSFHGRMTDSVRCRGENVSAWEVEHVAAEHDAVEDCAMIGVAADIGEQDIKLFVKPRHGAIIDPQALSGWLGQRLAPYQNPRYIALVDEFERTASQRIMKHKLSPRLDDCWDRAAVTRR; encoded by the coding sequence ATGACCTCCTCAGACAAAGACGGCTTCGTTGGCCTTCTGACCGCGCGCGCCGCCGCAGAGCCGGATCGCATCTATGCCCGCTTCAGCGGCGAACCGCTGAGCTATGCCGAGCTTGAACGGCGCTCGGCCGCCTTCGCCGGTTATCTGCGAGCACGCGGCATCGTCGCGGGCGACCGCGTCGCGGTGATGATGCGCAATTCCATCGCCACCATCGCCGTGGTGTTCGGGCTCGCACGGGCCGGCGTCGCCTGGGTACCGGTCAATGCCCAGCAACGCGGCGAGGGGCTGAACTATCTCCTGACCCATTCCAGCCCGCGCCTCGTCGTCACTGATGCCGAACTCGCGCCCCAGATCGCCGAGGCGATGGGGCCGGATTCGGCCCTGCCGGTGCTGCTGCACGCGCGGGGCGGCGATCTCGATGCGGTGCTTGCCGGAACCATCGGCTTCGACGAGCCGGCCCCGGCTGCGGATGCCGTCTTCGCGATCATGTACACCTCCGGCACGACCGGGCGGCCGAAGGGCGTCATCGTCTCGCATCGCATGCTGAGGCTGGCGGCCGAGAGCGTGCTCTATCTGTCGGATGCCAAGCCCGGCGAGGTCTTCTTCATCTGGGAGCCGCTCTATCATATCGGCGGGGCCCAGCTGCTGCCGCTGCCGATGATCCGCGACGTGACGCTGGCGATGGTCGAGCGCTTCAGCGCCAGCCGCTTCTGGGCGCAGGTCCGGGAGGAGGGCGCGACCCATATCCATTATCTCGGCGGCATCCTGCAGATTCTGCTGAAGCAGCCGCCCTCAGCGCTCGACCGCGAGCACGGCGTGCGCATCGCCTGGGGCGGCGGCTGCCCGGCCGATATCTGGCCGCAGTTCCGCGACCGCTTCGGCGTCGAGATCCGCGAATGCTACGGCATGACCGAAGCCTCCAGCCTGACGACCTGCAACACCAGCGGCGTGGTCGGCTCGGTAGGCCGGCCGATGCCCTGGTTCACCGTCAGGCTGCTCGACAGCGAGGGGCGACCGGTCGCGGCGGGCGAGCGTGGCGAGATCGTGGTCGAGACCAGCATCCCCGGCGCGATCTTCCCCGGCTATCTCGACAACTCCGACGCGACCGCGAAGGCCCTGCGCAACGGTGCTCTCCATACCGGCGATCTCGGCTCCTTCGACGCCGAGGGCAATCTCTCTTTCCACGGCCGCATGACCGACAGCGTGCGCTGCCGGGGCGAGAACGTCTCGGCCTGGGAGGTCGAGCATGTCGCCGCCGAGCATGACGCGGTCGAGGATTGCGCGATGATCGGCGTCGCCGCCGATATCGGCGAGCAGGACATCAAGCTCTTCGTCAAGCCGCGCCATGGCGCGATCATCGATCCGCAGGCCTTATCCGGCTGGCTCGGCCAGCGCCTCGCGCCCTATCAGAACCCGCGCTACATCGCCCTCGTCGACGAGTTCGAGCGCACCGCGAGCCAGCGCATCATGAAGCACAAGCTCTCGCCCCGGCTCGATGATTGCTGGGACAGGGCGGCCGTGACGAGGCGCTGA
- a CDS encoding putative spermidine/putrescine transport system substrate-binding protein (Evidence 3 : Putative function from multiple computational evidences), with protein MTSLTTKPTRRTLLQLAGGIAAGAVAAPYLAGTARAATQITVADPGGPFGPAFRKAFYDPFEKATGNKVVNVAREAEPTAQFKAMVETKSYTWDVCTLTLSARDILAKQGLLDPIGFSHADVPKLMPEAITPLYMGTDVYSTVFAYRTDRVKNAPTSWTDFFNVEKFPGRRALRKNPIDTIEQALLADGVPLDKLYPLDVDRAFKVLDKIKPHVAVWWTGGAQSTQLLQSGEVDMLPGWNARLQAAIDGGTPAKIVWNQGLYSIEGWGLPKGGPKGDVARQFVRFCSDPKAQAAFTEVLAYGPTNLDAYQTIPAERAKVLPTSPENLKQMAIANEDWWSANRAKVTERFNAWLLT; from the coding sequence ATGACGAGCCTGACCACGAAGCCGACCCGGCGCACCCTGCTGCAGCTCGCGGGCGGCATCGCTGCCGGCGCGGTTGCAGCGCCTTACCTGGCGGGCACGGCGCGCGCCGCGACCCAGATCACGGTCGCCGATCCCGGCGGCCCGTTCGGCCCGGCCTTCCGCAAGGCCTTCTACGATCCCTTCGAGAAGGCGACCGGTAACAAAGTCGTCAACGTCGCCCGCGAGGCCGAGCCCACCGCTCAGTTCAAGGCGATGGTCGAGACCAAATCCTACACCTGGGACGTCTGCACGCTGACGCTCTCCGCCCGCGACATCCTCGCCAAACAGGGCCTGCTCGATCCGATCGGCTTCTCGCATGCCGACGTGCCGAAGCTGATGCCTGAGGCGATTACGCCGCTCTACATGGGCACCGACGTCTACTCGACCGTCTTCGCCTATCGTACCGACCGCGTGAAGAACGCGCCGACGAGCTGGACCGACTTCTTCAATGTCGAGAAGTTTCCCGGCCGGCGCGCTCTGCGCAAGAACCCGATCGACACGATCGAGCAGGCGCTGCTCGCAGACGGTGTGCCGCTCGACAAGCTCTATCCGCTTGATGTCGACCGCGCCTTCAAGGTGCTGGACAAGATCAAGCCGCATGTCGCGGTCTGGTGGACCGGCGGCGCGCAGTCGACGCAGCTCCTGCAGAGCGGGGAGGTCGACATGCTGCCGGGCTGGAATGCCCGCCTGCAGGCCGCGATCGACGGCGGCACGCCTGCGAAGATCGTCTGGAACCAGGGCCTTTATTCGATCGAGGGCTGGGGCCTGCCGAAGGGCGGCCCGAAGGGCGATGTGGCGCGCCAGTTCGTGCGCTTCTGCTCCGATCCGAAGGCGCAGGCCGCCTTCACCGAGGTGCTGGCCTACGGCCCGACCAATCTCGACGCCTACCAGACCATCCCCGCCGAGCGCGCCAAGGTGCTGCCGACCTCGCCGGAGAACCTGAAGCAGATGGCAATCGCCAACGAGGACTGGTGGAGCGCCAACCGCGCCAAGGTTACCGAGCGTTTCAACGCCTGGCTGCTGACCTGA
- a CDS encoding conserved hypothetical protein (Evidence 4 : Unknown function but conserved in other organisms) → MAACDILISGTGGFAARIAFDIAATAREPVDVVIAGRNLERLNWLRTAANARAVLFGAKARFTTHAIDLLAPDASDALLAATSPSIVVQAASIQTSQVIAQSGNAWTRLVAEGGLSATAVFQALISSRVATAITRAGKPVTLVNCSFPDVVNGMIRAMGHDVACGMGNVAILSNVFAGSAATPAGAEIKVLAHYQNLAAWRRCPDERDGRAPRVWLDGREAADVYARFADIQLTPEPVIEISGASGVPMLLAMATGREWRGHVPGPNGLPGGYPVRLTGGKLELDLPAKLGLEEAIAWNASFEAQNGLVVSPEGRASFTGTLGERIGEHVPAIRGGFAVQDLEPVCEELLRLRDWLMRQPQG, encoded by the coding sequence ATGGCGGCCTGCGACATCCTGATTTCCGGCACCGGCGGATTCGCCGCGCGCATCGCCTTCGATATCGCCGCGACGGCCCGCGAGCCGGTCGATGTGGTCATCGCTGGCCGCAATCTCGAACGGTTGAACTGGCTGCGCACGGCGGCCAACGCCCGTGCCGTGCTGTTCGGAGCGAAGGCGCGCTTCACCACCCACGCCATCGACTTGCTGGCGCCGGACGCCTCCGACGCGCTGCTCGCCGCGACGTCCCCGAGCATCGTCGTGCAGGCCGCCTCGATCCAGACTTCGCAGGTCATCGCCCAGAGCGGCAATGCCTGGACACGCCTCGTCGCCGAGGGCGGCCTGAGCGCGACCGCCGTCTTCCAGGCGCTGATCAGCTCCCGCGTCGCCACGGCAATTACACGCGCCGGCAAGCCGGTGACGCTGGTCAATTGCAGCTTCCCCGACGTGGTCAACGGCATGATCCGCGCGATGGGCCATGACGTCGCCTGCGGCATGGGCAATGTCGCGATCCTGTCAAATGTCTTCGCCGGCTCGGCCGCGACACCTGCCGGAGCCGAGATCAAGGTTCTCGCGCACTATCAGAACCTTGCCGCCTGGCGCCGCTGCCCGGACGAGCGCGACGGGCGCGCGCCGCGCGTCTGGCTGGATGGTCGGGAAGCGGCCGATGTCTATGCCCGCTTCGCCGATATCCAGCTCACGCCGGAGCCGGTGATCGAGATCTCCGGCGCGAGCGGCGTGCCGATGCTGCTCGCCATGGCGACCGGGCGCGAATGGCGCGGGCATGTGCCAGGCCCGAACGGGCTGCCCGGCGGCTATCCGGTCAGGTTGACGGGAGGCAAGCTCGAACTCGACCTGCCGGCAAAGCTGGGGCTTGAGGAAGCGATCGCTTGGAACGCTTCCTTCGAGGCGCAGAACGGCCTCGTCGTTTCACCCGAGGGTAGGGCAAGCTTCACGGGAACTCTCGGTGAGAGGATCGGAGAGCATGTTCCCGCTATCCGCGGCGGCTTTGCGGTGCAGGATCTTGAACCGGTTTGCGAGGAATTGCTTCGCCTCCGCGACTGGTTGATGAGACAGCCACAAGGTTAG
- a CDS encoding hypothetical protein (Evidence 5 : Unknown function), producing the protein MGVVEHQFIQDSSRCGDLGEDPLPDTAVRPARVTIEDRLRRTVFGRYVAPARSRLEDVEDAADHMSVIDTGPARLVVWQMWFETRPGIVRQPIEIKHGFLHAPETQARRESLNLDNCLVGPLPRLPCSKSDRCDQSDKASKGLLSLKTRNEPAGGIRETVGKRGVVGRLSRGAHLSGLCMGLGLQQSYLGDMMPSKGCTVLGEQIGVAGGKADRHALIDLSHPDASNEAGDRNAAGRRDLPESLVAKAFYQVQASQVGH; encoded by the coding sequence ATGGGAGTTGTCGAGCATCAGTTCATCCAGGATAGCTCCCGCTGCGGCGACCTTGGCGAAGATCCGCTGCCAGACACCGCGGTGCGCCCAGCGCGTGTAACGATTGAAGATCGTCTTCGCCGGACCGTATTCGGGCGGTACGTTGCGCCAGCGCGATCCCGTCTTGAGGATGTGGAGGATGCCGCTGATCACATGTCGGTCATCGACACGGGGCCGGCCCGGCTGGTTGTATGGCAGATGTGGTTCGAGACGCGCCCAGGCATCGTCCGACAGCCAATAGAGATCAAGCATGGCTTCCTCCATGCCCCCGAAACCCAGGCCCGCAGAGAATCTCTCAATCTTGACAATTGTTTGGTTGGGCCCCTGCCTAGGTTGCCGTGCTCAAAGAGCGATCGCTGCGATCAATCTGACAAGGCCTCAAAAGGCCTTCTCTCGCTCAAAACGCGAAACGAACCGGCTGGCGGCATTCGGGAGACTGTTGGCAAACGTGGCGTTGTGGGCCGGCTAAGCCGTGGGGCTCACCTGTCGGGCCTCTGTATGGGTCTTGGTCTTCAGCAGAGCTATCTCGGGGATATGATGCCGAGCAAAGGCTGTACCGTCCTCGGCGAACAGATAGGCGTCGCGGGCGGAAAAGCCGATCGGCACGCCTTGATCGACTTGAGCCATCCTGATGCCTCCAACGAGGCCGGTGATCGAAACGCCGCTGGTCGTCGCGATCTCCCAGAGAGTCTCGTGGCCAAGGCGTTCTACCAGGTCCAGGCAAGCCAGGTCGGCCACTGA